A single genomic interval of Mycolicibacterium sp. MU0053 harbors:
- a CDS encoding FAD binding domain-containing protein yields the protein MKPAPFAYHRPHDVEDVVALLDELGEDAKILAGGQSLTPMLALRLTHFENLVDISRLPELQGIERRGDTVWVGAGTTHAAVGADDVVRTDVPLLNRVTPLIGHFQIRNRGTLGGAVAHADPAGEYPTTALTLDAVIEATSSTGRREIPAAEFFIGLWETALRPAEVVTAVGFPVWGGRSGFGVHEFARRHGDFAIAGATVATELDDDDTVRRCAIGLMGLGSTPRRATEAEQAVIGRKLADVVAEEVGELAMRGLTDVPADIQGSVSYRTRVGAAMVSRAFTDASTEASRENAYA from the coding sequence GTGAAGCCGGCCCCGTTCGCCTACCACCGCCCGCATGACGTCGAGGACGTCGTCGCACTGCTCGACGAGCTCGGCGAGGACGCCAAGATCCTGGCCGGCGGCCAGAGTCTGACGCCGATGCTGGCGTTGCGCCTGACCCATTTCGAGAACCTGGTGGACATCTCCCGACTGCCGGAGTTGCAAGGCATCGAACGACGCGGTGACACCGTGTGGGTCGGTGCGGGCACCACCCACGCCGCGGTCGGTGCCGACGACGTGGTGCGCACCGATGTGCCGCTGCTGAACCGGGTGACGCCATTGATCGGGCACTTCCAGATCCGCAACCGCGGCACGCTCGGCGGGGCGGTCGCGCACGCCGATCCCGCCGGCGAGTACCCGACGACGGCGCTGACGCTCGACGCCGTCATCGAGGCCACCTCGTCCACGGGTCGTCGCGAGATCCCGGCGGCCGAATTCTTCATCGGGCTGTGGGAGACCGCGCTGCGGCCCGCCGAGGTGGTCACCGCGGTCGGATTCCCGGTGTGGGGCGGTCGCAGCGGCTTCGGCGTGCACGAATTCGCACGCCGACACGGCGATTTCGCGATTGCCGGCGCCACCGTGGCCACCGAACTCGACGACGACGACACGGTGCGGCGGTGTGCCATCGGACTGATGGGCCTGGGGTCCACCCCGCGGCGCGCCACCGAGGCCGAGCAGGCGGTGATCGGCCGCAAGCTGGCCGATGTCGTCGCCGAAGAGGTGGGTGAGTTGGCCATGCGCGGCCTCACCGACGTCCCCGCCGACATCCAGGGGTCGGTGTCCTACCGCACCCGGGTGGGCGCCGCGATGGTGTCGCGGGCCTTCACCGACGCCAGCACCGAGGCCAGCAGGGAGAACGCATATGCATGA
- a CDS encoding DUF7373 family lipoprotein, protein MTQGLLRWAGVAATVAMLVSGCATTETGTALRDPNFDPDAVVPALLQPGNYPTTPQRPLGAAGPAGHLVESRRMADFTLLPFQVDPALTKSSGLGVGVIKDVGAVVKAFPPPVFEGADHNFVAGFTTLADNPGKQERSLQNAVLRFATPEDAAAAAADMHARSAAVSNIFNDEPHPTQPTGIPRYPDTRAVAWGGGTEAGRVLAFTHRGPLVLGQLTISIGGIEAAAEMVAATLDQQLPLLDRFVPTPVAELAALPLDDSGLVARTLPPPPDDRKVFQGSYGPHGILAFSNAPAVDQRLFDETGVTEAVMGHTTSYAARDAAGAARIVEQFATTMAEKGFQPAEGVPGLPSARCLQKLPPPESRGGTPVFYCAAAADAIAYEASAGQLADTHQMIAAQYLMLTAE, encoded by the coding sequence GTGACGCAGGGGCTGCTGCGCTGGGCCGGGGTGGCGGCGACCGTCGCGATGTTGGTCAGTGGATGTGCGACCACCGAAACCGGCACCGCGCTGCGCGATCCGAACTTCGACCCCGACGCCGTGGTTCCGGCGCTGCTGCAGCCCGGCAACTACCCGACCACGCCGCAGCGCCCGCTGGGTGCGGCCGGCCCGGCCGGACATCTGGTGGAATCCCGCCGGATGGCCGACTTCACGCTGCTGCCGTTTCAAGTGGATCCGGCGCTGACCAAGAGCAGCGGGCTGGGCGTCGGCGTGATCAAGGATGTCGGCGCGGTCGTGAAGGCGTTCCCGCCGCCGGTATTCGAGGGCGCCGACCACAACTTCGTCGCCGGGTTCACGACCCTGGCCGACAATCCGGGTAAACAGGAGCGCAGCCTGCAAAATGCGGTATTGCGGTTCGCGACGCCCGAGGATGCCGCCGCCGCGGCCGCCGATATGCACGCTCGCAGTGCCGCGGTGTCCAACATCTTCAACGACGAGCCCCACCCGACCCAGCCCACCGGCATCCCGCGCTATCCGGACACCCGCGCGGTGGCCTGGGGCGGCGGGACGGAGGCCGGCCGGGTGCTCGCCTTCACCCACCGCGGGCCCTTGGTGTTGGGGCAGCTGACAATTTCGATCGGCGGCATCGAGGCGGCCGCGGAAATGGTCGCCGCCACCTTGGACCAGCAGCTCCCGTTGCTCGACCGCTTTGTCCCCACGCCGGTGGCCGAGTTGGCCGCGCTGCCGCTCGATGACAGCGGACTGGTGGCCCGGACGCTGCCGCCGCCCCCGGACGACCGCAAGGTGTTCCAGGGCAGCTACGGCCCGCACGGCATCCTGGCCTTCTCCAACGCGCCGGCCGTCGACCAGAGACTGTTCGACGAAACCGGCGTCACCGAGGCCGTCATGGGGCACACCACCAGCTACGCCGCCCGCGACGCCGCCGGCGCCGCTCGCATCGTCGAACAGTTCGCCACCACCATGGCAGAGAAAGGTTTTCAACCCGCCGAGGGCGTCCCCGGCTTACCGTCGGCGCGTTGTCTGCAAAAGCTGCCGCCGCCGGAATCCCGCGGCGGCACACCCGTCTTCTACTGTGCGGCCGCGGCCGACGCGATCGCCTACGAAGCCTCGGCCGGCCAGCTCGCCGACACCCATCAGATGATCGCGGCGCAGTACCTGATGCTGACCGCCGAATGA
- a CDS encoding heme-binding protein yields the protein MTSIARRVAAGLIGAGMGAAILAAAPTAMADPVPPNCTAADLAGISAGVAASTSAYLFTHPEVNAFYTDLEGADRDTIVAAQEEYFETNPQIGAELAGIRAPLVDAQNRCPGSSETWDDLDD from the coding sequence ATGACTTCCATCGCCCGCCGCGTCGCCGCGGGGCTCATCGGCGCAGGTATGGGCGCGGCGATCCTGGCCGCCGCTCCCACCGCGATGGCGGATCCCGTCCCGCCCAACTGCACCGCCGCTGACCTGGCCGGCATCTCCGCGGGCGTGGCGGCGTCGACGTCGGCATACCTGTTCACCCATCCCGAGGTCAACGCGTTCTACACCGATCTCGAGGGCGCCGACCGCGACACCATCGTCGCCGCCCAGGAGGAGTACTTCGAGACCAACCCGCAGATCGGCGCGGAGTTGGCCGGTATCCGCGCACCCCTGGTCGACGCCCAGAACCGTTGCCCCGGTTCCTCCGAGACCTGGGACGACTTGGACGACTAG
- a CDS encoding serine/threonine-protein kinase, which produces MPTGAVIAGYTIERKLGAGGMGTVYLARHPSLPRSDALKVLSAEFSADPQFRARFRREADLAAGLDHPNVVRVYTRGETEDGRLWIAMQYVEGTDAGAVLDSGPMDPSRAVHIVAEVAKALDYAHSRNVLHRDIKPANFLLTGPVGPEERVLLADFGIARAADDATRLTATGSMVATVAYASPEAVEGRPLDHRSDLYSLGCALYRMLTDRTPFQGVGPMSAVMMAHVMRPPPRATEAAPWLPAGFDAVIATAMAKDPAARYQSAREFAVAAETALRGGRPPPPQPGVPGPAFGAPVPNWMTEATQTYPSGYYSGPQPRPGIPRRRRGLWVTLGVVAVVAAVVGAMLLIPRGEDRAPYAAQMFAHTYGATRLDQRPGAVAAVGPGDADAVLSLGVQPVALLAPGGTVPTWLRELIDGEPVLLDGADPAAIAAARADLVIDTGFGLDRQRYERLTAVAPTITRPNTSGLPFTPALQLSWIGGILGAGSRAGEVARDLGAEQAALRTEHPAFAGKTVTAFIFTSSGLSAALAESPAGSYLTSLGFTYNPKLPSRPDGASEAPIHPKTLFQYPSDVALILRTDPGAGDGGFGGLPVNFSAYGGTQLVIDNPDSVAALATAGPAATRYLNRTLVPEIQDRLG; this is translated from the coding sequence ATGCCGACCGGGGCGGTGATCGCCGGCTACACGATCGAGCGCAAGCTCGGCGCCGGCGGGATGGGCACGGTGTATCTGGCCCGGCACCCGTCGTTGCCGCGCAGCGATGCGCTCAAGGTGCTCTCCGCCGAATTCTCCGCCGACCCGCAGTTCCGGGCCCGGTTCCGGCGCGAGGCCGACCTGGCGGCGGGCCTCGACCATCCGAACGTGGTGCGGGTCTACACCCGCGGCGAAACCGAGGACGGCCGGTTGTGGATCGCCATGCAGTACGTCGAGGGCACCGACGCCGGCGCGGTCCTCGATTCCGGCCCGATGGATCCGTCCCGCGCCGTGCACATCGTCGCCGAGGTCGCCAAGGCGCTCGACTATGCGCATTCACGCAACGTGCTGCACCGCGACATCAAACCCGCGAACTTCCTGCTGACCGGTCCCGTCGGCCCCGAGGAGCGAGTGTTGCTCGCCGACTTCGGGATTGCCCGCGCCGCCGATGACGCCACCCGGCTGACCGCCACCGGTTCGATGGTGGCCACGGTGGCCTACGCCTCCCCCGAGGCGGTCGAGGGCCGCCCGCTGGACCACCGCTCCGACCTGTACTCGCTGGGCTGCGCGCTGTACCGGATGCTCACCGACCGCACCCCCTTTCAGGGTGTCGGCCCGATGTCGGCGGTGATGATGGCGCACGTCATGCGCCCGCCCCCGCGCGCCACCGAAGCCGCGCCGTGGCTGCCCGCCGGCTTCGACGCGGTGATCGCGACCGCGATGGCCAAGGACCCCGCGGCTCGCTATCAGAGCGCGCGGGAGTTCGCCGTCGCCGCCGAAACGGCCCTGCGCGGCGGTCGGCCGCCACCACCCCAGCCCGGCGTGCCGGGCCCGGCCTTTGGTGCGCCCGTTCCGAACTGGATGACCGAGGCCACCCAGACCTACCCCAGCGGGTACTACAGCGGACCGCAACCCCGACCCGGCATCCCGCGGCGCCGACGCGGGCTCTGGGTGACCCTCGGGGTCGTCGCGGTGGTGGCGGCGGTGGTCGGCGCGATGCTGCTGATCCCGCGCGGCGAGGACCGGGCGCCGTACGCCGCGCAGATGTTCGCGCACACCTACGGCGCCACCCGCCTCGATCAGCGCCCGGGCGCGGTGGCGGCGGTGGGACCGGGCGATGCCGACGCGGTGCTGTCCCTGGGGGTGCAGCCGGTGGCCCTGCTCGCACCGGGCGGTACGGTGCCTACCTGGCTGCGCGAGCTCATCGACGGCGAACCGGTGCTCCTCGACGGTGCGGATCCGGCGGCGATCGCCGCCGCCCGCGCCGACCTGGTGATCGACACCGGCTTCGGACTGGATCGGCAACGCTACGAGCGGCTCACCGCGGTGGCGCCGACCATCACCCGGCCCAACACCAGCGGCCTGCCGTTCACCCCGGCACTGCAGCTGTCCTGGATCGGCGGCATCCTCGGTGCTGGCTCCCGCGCCGGCGAGGTGGCGCGGGACCTGGGCGCCGAACAGGCCGCCCTGCGCACCGAACACCCCGCCTTCGCCGGGAAGACCGTCACGGCGTTCATCTTCACCTCCTCGGGGCTGTCGGCCGCCCTGGCCGAATCCCCGGCCGGCAGCTATCTGACCAGCCTGGGATTCACCTACAACCCGAAACTGCCGAGCCGGCCCGACGGTGCCTCGGAGGCGCCGATCCACCCGAAGACGCTGTTTCAATATCCCAGCGACGTCGCGTTGATCCTGCGCACCGATCCCGGTGCCGGCGACGGCGGATTCGGCGGGCTCCCAGTGAATTTCAGCGCCTACGGCGGAACCCAGCTCGTCATCGACAATCCCGACAGCGTCGCCGCGCTGGCCACCGCCGGCCCGGCCGCCACCCGTTACCTCAACCGCACGTTGGTACCCGAAATACAGGACCGGCTGGGGTGA
- a CDS encoding phosphotransferase, giving the protein MTALGGAPELVPVLPAHRFDEAALTRYLRQQLPGFDGEIEVRQFQGGQSNPTYHLATPAGQYVLRKKPPGKLLPRAHAVEREYRVISALADSEVPVPPTRLLCSDESIIGTAFFVMDHVAGRVYPDRVLRDATPPERAATYADLARVLGALHRVDYRAAGLADFGRPDGYLERQVALWTSQWQAARREEMPQMDLLADWLPRHLPPDTEPACIAHGDYRLGNVLLHPSEARVVAVLDWELATIGHPLADLAYTCLTYYFDAGPTGSEGLAGEDLTGTGFPSQTEFVAAYCEHAGRPIPESLDVYLVFSMFRLASIVAGVWRRGLDGNAADARAGTDVFRDRYRALAERAWELAQQL; this is encoded by the coding sequence GTGACCGCACTGGGCGGCGCGCCCGAACTGGTTCCGGTGCTGCCGGCGCACCGGTTCGACGAAGCGGCGTTGACCCGCTATCTGCGCCAACAGCTTCCGGGCTTCGACGGCGAGATCGAGGTCCGCCAGTTTCAGGGCGGCCAGAGCAATCCGACCTACCATCTGGCGACCCCGGCGGGGCAGTACGTGCTGCGCAAGAAGCCGCCGGGCAAGCTGCTCCCCCGCGCCCACGCGGTCGAGCGCGAGTACCGGGTCATCTCGGCGCTGGCCGACTCCGAGGTGCCGGTCCCACCCACCCGACTGCTGTGCAGCGACGAATCCATCATCGGCACCGCCTTTTTCGTGATGGATCACGTGGCCGGCCGGGTCTATCCGGACCGCGTGCTGCGCGACGCCACGCCGCCGGAGCGCGCCGCGACCTACGCGGATCTGGCCCGGGTGTTGGGGGCCCTGCACCGGGTGGATTACCGCGCCGCCGGCCTCGCGGACTTCGGCCGCCCGGACGGCTACCTGGAGCGCCAGGTGGCCCTGTGGACCAGCCAGTGGCAGGCCGCGCGCCGCGAGGAGATGCCGCAGATGGACCTGTTGGCCGACTGGCTGCCGCGGCACCTGCCACCCGACACCGAACCCGCCTGCATCGCCCACGGTGACTACCGGCTCGGCAACGTGCTGCTGCATCCCAGCGAGGCCCGGGTGGTGGCGGTCCTCGATTGGGAACTGGCGACCATCGGCCACCCGCTGGCCGACCTGGCCTACACGTGCCTGACCTATTACTTCGACGCCGGGCCCACGGGTTCGGAAGGCCTGGCGGGCGAGGACCTCACCGGCACCGGGTTCCCGAGCCAGACCGAATTCGTCGCGGCCTATTGCGAACACGCCGGCCGACCGATCCCCGAGTCACTGGATGTCTACCTGGTGTTCTCGATGTTTCGGCTCGCCTCGATCGTGGCCGGGGTGTGGCGGCGCGGCCTGGACGGCAACGCCGCCGACGCGCGCGCGGGCACCGACGTGTTCCGCGACCGCTACCGCGCGCTGGCCGAGCGGGCCTGGGAACTGGCGCAACAACTGTAG
- a CDS encoding SRPBCC family protein, translating into MELVNEFRVPVPIDQAWAVLTDVERIAPCIPGAQLLSVDGDSFTGAVKVKVGPITVQYQGNAAFKEKDEQAHRAVIKASGKETRGQGNAAALVTAELKDEGDACTCVLTTDLTISGKAAQFGRGVLADVAGKLIDQFAQRLEADLLAGNAPDVPRLSAVPTGAAAAAPQPHSGTEEASLDLLSVIAAPLAKRALPVAAGLLAGVLLGVLFGGRRSRQPYIVVLPPGSQLP; encoded by the coding sequence GTGGAGTTAGTCAACGAGTTTCGGGTTCCCGTTCCGATCGATCAGGCCTGGGCGGTGCTGACCGACGTCGAACGCATCGCCCCCTGCATCCCGGGTGCCCAATTGCTGTCGGTCGACGGCGACTCCTTCACCGGGGCCGTCAAGGTCAAGGTCGGGCCCATCACCGTGCAGTATCAGGGCAACGCCGCGTTCAAGGAGAAGGACGAGCAGGCCCACCGCGCGGTGATCAAGGCCAGCGGTAAGGAGACCCGCGGCCAGGGCAATGCCGCCGCGCTGGTGACCGCCGAACTCAAGGACGAGGGTGACGCCTGCACGTGCGTGCTCACCACCGATCTGACCATCTCCGGTAAGGCCGCGCAGTTCGGCCGCGGCGTGCTCGCCGATGTCGCCGGCAAGTTGATCGATCAGTTCGCCCAGCGTCTCGAGGCCGACCTGCTGGCCGGCAACGCACCGGACGTCCCGCGCCTGTCCGCGGTGCCGACCGGTGCGGCAGCCGCTGCGCCGCAACCGCATTCGGGCACCGAGGAGGCGTCGCTGGATCTGCTCTCGGTGATCGCGGCGCCGCTGGCCAAGCGCGCGCTGCCGGTGGCCGCCGGCCTGCTGGCGGGCGTGCTGCTGGGCGTGCTGTTCGGGGGCCGCCGGTCCAGGCAGCCCTACATCGTGGTGCTGCCGCCGGGCAGCCAACTGCCCTAG
- a CDS encoding DUF7373 family lipoprotein: MGSSAVRAAVVAVAVLLLAGCATVHSGTAIRDPRADPRAVNTALLDPGTLPTTPRAALGTAGDRAAGALLEARRMAEFVVLPFEINPDLAGVPPSPNGPVVSPDALSMTFLNPAIPPAVRPHDLVTGFQTSANTKPLSLTRITNVVLRFAGPENAAAAARDMGEATLRNPIVVDPSPAKQWRAVPRDDRPDVLLYQSDSDGWTMVRAFAAHGPYVLAQLSQAKTAEDAIALALDTVDKQRPALDRFVPTAVDQLAALPADPTGLIARSPAPPDGVGAIRSGVYGPHAALNFMHDPVRDQPLFAEVGLQWLLLSTANVYQTRDVAGAAQLADGFVAEASDRKFSRAETVPGMPAARCLTSPKDDPTNLGGPIVYCVAPVEQYLIEVSAPAAVDAHQLVAAQYLMLVAP, translated from the coding sequence ATGGGTTCGAGCGCGGTACGTGCCGCCGTGGTCGCCGTGGCCGTGCTGCTGCTCGCCGGCTGCGCAACCGTGCACAGCGGCACCGCCATTCGCGACCCACGCGCCGACCCGCGCGCCGTCAACACCGCGCTGCTCGACCCCGGCACCCTGCCGACCACTCCACGCGCCGCGCTGGGCACCGCGGGCGACCGGGCCGCCGGAGCGTTGCTCGAGGCCCGCCGGATGGCCGAGTTCGTGGTGCTGCCCTTCGAGATCAACCCGGATCTGGCCGGCGTCCCGCCGAGCCCCAACGGGCCCGTGGTGAGCCCGGACGCGCTGAGCATGACGTTCCTGAACCCCGCCATCCCGCCGGCGGTGCGCCCGCACGACCTCGTCACCGGCTTCCAGACCTCGGCGAACACCAAGCCGTTATCGCTGACCCGCATCACCAACGTGGTGCTCCGCTTCGCCGGTCCCGAAAACGCCGCGGCGGCGGCGCGCGACATGGGCGAGGCCACGCTGCGCAACCCCATCGTCGTGGATCCCAGCCCCGCCAAACAGTGGCGCGCGGTCCCCCGCGACGACCGCCCGGACGTCCTGCTCTACCAGTCCGACAGCGACGGGTGGACCATGGTGCGGGCGTTCGCCGCCCACGGCCCCTATGTGCTGGCCCAGTTGAGCCAGGCCAAAACCGCCGAGGACGCAATCGCTTTGGCGCTGGACACCGTCGACAAGCAGCGACCGGCCCTGGACCGTTTCGTGCCCACCGCCGTCGATCAACTCGCGGCGCTGCCGGCGGACCCCACCGGGCTGATCGCGCGATCACCGGCCCCGCCCGACGGTGTCGGCGCGATCCGCTCGGGGGTCTATGGCCCGCATGCGGCCCTGAACTTCATGCACGACCCGGTCCGCGACCAGCCGCTGTTCGCCGAGGTCGGCCTGCAGTGGCTGTTGCTGTCGACGGCCAACGTCTATCAGACCCGCGACGTCGCGGGCGCCGCCCAACTCGCCGACGGATTCGTGGCCGAGGCGTCCGACCGCAAATTCAGCCGGGCCGAAACGGTCCCGGGCATGCCCGCGGCCCGCTGTCTGACCTCACCCAAGGACGACCCCACCAATTTGGGTGGCCCGATCGTCTACTGCGTGGCGCCGGTCGAGCAGTATCTGATCGAGGTGAGCGCGCCGGCGGCCGTCGACGCGCATCAGTTGGTCGCCGCGCAGTACCTGATGCTGGTCGCGCCGTGA
- a CDS encoding (2Fe-2S)-binding protein → MHEHIVEMTVNGRDVEAVVEPRMTLADFVRERCGLTGTHLGCEHGSCGACTVLVDGVAVRGCLVFAVQADGAQVSTVEGVASADGELSPVQAAMRECHGLQCGFCTPGFVMSITAMLEDNPNPTDEEIREGLSGNFCRCTGYQGIVNAVHRAVEMSGESRRD, encoded by the coding sequence ATGCATGAGCACATCGTCGAGATGACGGTCAACGGACGCGACGTCGAGGCCGTGGTCGAGCCGCGAATGACGTTGGCGGACTTCGTCCGGGAGCGCTGCGGCCTGACCGGGACCCACCTGGGCTGCGAACACGGCTCCTGCGGTGCGTGCACCGTGTTGGTCGACGGCGTCGCCGTGCGCGGGTGCCTGGTCTTCGCGGTGCAGGCCGACGGCGCGCAGGTGTCCACCGTCGAGGGGGTGGCCTCGGCCGATGGTGAACTGTCGCCGGTGCAGGCCGCGATGCGCGAATGCCACGGCCTGCAGTGCGGATTCTGCACCCCGGGCTTCGTGATGTCGATCACCGCGATGCTCGAGGACAACCCGAATCCCACCGACGAAGAGATCCGCGAGGGGCTTTCCGGCAACTTCTGCCGATGCACCGGGTATCAGGGCATCGTCAATGCCGTGCACCGTGCCGTCGAGATGAGCGGAGAGTCGCGGCGAGATTGA
- a CDS encoding FHA domain-containing protein, whose translation MDSAATGATNFADSDPPLTPPLTVRCGGRTYRADPDDGEITIGRDPASSLHFPYGWMSRTHVRLRPEGSGWVAIDSSRNGMFVDGIRHESIPVTDAVTIKLGDAEGFAVELFLGEPPDDDEAGSDETTVVEEVDPGVARAGAAVAARRRELELTQRGLARDKIINAGALIAFEKGRSWPHESTRAKLEQVLQWPAGAIAGIRHGAPSPDDEATQVISTSVASPLIAQTIQLALKSVDTAIDALPDPSTAEFHAAAGSILSDLRNLQTVAGEAARNAPGAPALVIALGGVRRRYDELMRKVAATPNATAGQRLYAARHRTNLTVADAALAAGLSENLIEAAEADQPLPPQAESAVAALLTELEAT comes from the coding sequence ATGGACTCCGCGGCCACCGGAGCAACAAACTTCGCCGACTCCGATCCTCCGCTCACGCCGCCGCTGACCGTCCGCTGCGGCGGCCGCACGTATCGGGCGGACCCCGACGACGGTGAGATCACGATCGGTCGGGATCCGGCCTCGAGCCTCCACTTCCCCTACGGCTGGATGTCGCGCACCCACGTGCGGTTGCGGCCCGAGGGGTCCGGCTGGGTCGCGATCGACAGCAGTCGCAACGGCATGTTCGTCGATGGGATTCGCCACGAATCGATCCCCGTCACCGACGCGGTGACGATCAAGCTCGGCGACGCCGAGGGCTTCGCGGTGGAGCTGTTCCTCGGCGAACCGCCGGACGACGACGAGGCCGGCTCCGACGAGACCACCGTGGTCGAGGAGGTCGACCCGGGCGTGGCCCGCGCCGGCGCGGCGGTCGCGGCCCGGCGCCGCGAACTCGAACTCACCCAGCGCGGACTGGCGCGCGACAAGATCATCAACGCGGGCGCGCTGATCGCCTTCGAAAAGGGCCGAAGCTGGCCGCACGAGAGCACCCGGGCCAAGCTCGAACAGGTGCTGCAGTGGCCGGCCGGGGCGATCGCCGGCATCCGGCACGGCGCCCCGTCCCCCGACGACGAGGCCACCCAGGTCATCTCGACGTCGGTGGCCTCGCCGCTGATCGCCCAGACCATTCAACTGGCGTTGAAGAGCGTCGACACCGCGATCGACGCGCTGCCCGACCCGAGCACCGCGGAGTTCCACGCGGCGGCCGGCTCGATTTTGTCCGATCTACGCAATCTGCAGACCGTCGCCGGCGAGGCCGCCCGCAACGCCCCGGGCGCACCCGCCCTGGTGATCGCGCTGGGCGGGGTGCGTCGCCGCTACGACGAGCTCATGCGGAAGGTCGCCGCCACCCCGAATGCCACGGCGGGACAACGGCTTTATGCCGCGCGCCATCGCACCAACCTGACCGTCGCCGACGCGGCACTGGCCGCCGGGCTGTCGGAGAACCTGATCGAGGCCGCCGAGGCCGATCAGCCATTGCCGCCGCAGGCCGAATCGGCGGTCGCGGCGCTGCTCACCGAATTGGAGGCGACGTGA